The proteins below come from a single Sorghum bicolor cultivar BTx623 chromosome 4, Sorghum_bicolor_NCBIv3, whole genome shotgun sequence genomic window:
- the LOC8074670 gene encoding uncharacterized protein LOC8074670, translated as MAAVSGKAPSLVVAASMGAVEALKDQAGLCRWDYALRSLYHGAAAPRIHALAAALSDSVSTPPASRPPSAAAADAARMRKAYHLVCWGPN; from the coding sequence ATGGCGGCGGTGAGCGGGAAGGCGCCGTCGCTGGTGGTGGCGGCGAGCATGGGCGCGGTGGAGGCGCTCAAGGACCAGGCGGGCCTGTGCCGCTGGGACTACGCGCTGCGCTCGCTCTACCACGGCGCCGCCGCGCCACGGATCCACGCGCTGGCCGCCGCGCTCTCGGACTCCGTGTCCACGCCCCCGGCGTCGCGGccgccgtcggcggcggcggcggacgcggcAAGGATGCGCAAGGCCTACCACCTCGTGTGCTGGGGACCCAACTGA
- the LOC110434417 gene encoding uncharacterized protein LOC110434417 has protein sequence MSTGRESTTSSRWPELATLRALARDAAEQLQLPRVGMSASAGAAGGREPSKRQPAGWRGGRDREDHVHGHGKTAKVMHLLLWGPK, from the coding sequence aTGAGCACCGGGCGCGAGAGCACCACCAGCAGCAGGTGGCCCGAGCTGGCGACCCTGCGGGCGCTGGCGCGCGACGCCGCGGAGCAGCTGCAGCTGCCGCGCGTCGGCATGTCGGCGTCGGCGGGTGCGGCGGGCGGGAGGGAGCCGTCGAAGCGGCAGCCGGCGGGGTGGCGCGGCGGGCGAGACCGGGAGGACCACGTCCACGGCCACGGCAAGACGGCCAAGGTGATGCACCTGCTGCTCTGGGGACCCAAGTGA